Proteins encoded together in one Lathyrus oleraceus cultivar Zhongwan6 chromosome 5, CAAS_Psat_ZW6_1.0, whole genome shotgun sequence window:
- the LOC127083782 gene encoding uncharacterized protein LOC127083782 has translation MEGETVMHTGGCHCKSVRWKVVAPSSVVVWDCNCSICYMRDNSNFTVPADKFELLGDSAKFLTTYTFGTHTAKHTFCKICGITSFYYPRSNPDGVAVTISCVDNGTMKINEIKNFDGKNWERSYNETGIASRSKVQK, from the coding sequence ATGGAAGGTGAAACAGTGATGCATACAGGAGGTTGCCATTGTAAGAGTGTAAGGTGGAAAGTGGTTGCTCCTTCCAGTGTGGTGGTATGGGACTGTAACTGCTCAATCTGCTACATGAGAGACAATTCTAACTTCACTGTACCTGctgacaaatttgagcttttggGAGATTCTGCTAAGTTTCTTACAACTTACACCTTTGGCACTCACACTGCAAAGCACACATTCTGCAAAATATGTGGTATAACTTCATTCTATTATCCACGCTCAAACCCAGATGGGGTTGCGGTTACAATCAGTTGTGTGGACAATGGAACGATGAAAATCAATGAAATCAAGAATTTTGATGGGAAGAATTGGGAACGCTCATATAATGAGACAGGCATCGCTTCTCGTTCAAAGGTGCAGAAGTAA